A single genomic interval of Croceibacter atlanticus HTCC2559 harbors:
- the mrdA gene encoding penicillin-binding protein 2 has translation MRKLLLFSIIIITGFVFLGRLFYLQIFDDSFQALSANNALKVVYDYPQRGYIFDRDGKLLVANQPSYDVMVIPRNVKPFDTLELCNILSITKDQLEERLTKAKIWSPRLSSVVVPQLTKKEYAFLQEKMRKFTGFYIQKRSLRDYKIDDAANVLGYIAEVNNGDIKKNPYYQSGDLIGKQGVEEQYEEILRGKKGVKYIQKDRFNRDIGPYKEGVYDTLPVKGKDLTITIDSKLQDYAEQLMVNKRGGIVAIEPSTGEILALVTAPNYDPSMLVGRKRSRNYTKLYYDSISKPLFDRGLQGEYPPGSPFKALTALIGLEENVVDTKERFSCHMGYSYGKRGHMGCHSHASPLSMIPGIANSCNAYFANVYRRTIEKYDTPQEGIDRWKKHLSSFGLGNYLGTDLPIGKKGLVPDSDFYNRAYRYPTYKWYATATLSNAIGQGEVLMSPIQLANMMAAIANRGWFYTPHILKEVNGKPIEDSNYTEKKYTTVSPENFEPVIEGLHDVYNYGTANFLKVPGIEICGKTGTAENFTKIDGKKTQLTDHSVFIAFAPKENPKIALAILVENGYWGARYAGRIASLLIEKYLKGEITRTDLEKWVLENSLQDEYAKPVSGEPFKINQ, from the coding sequence TTGAGAAAACTCTTACTATTTAGCATCATAATCATAACAGGTTTCGTTTTTTTAGGACGATTATTTTACCTGCAAATTTTCGATGATTCATTTCAGGCACTTTCGGCAAACAATGCGTTAAAGGTTGTTTATGATTACCCACAACGCGGTTATATCTTTGATCGGGACGGAAAGCTATTAGTAGCCAACCAGCCATCTTATGATGTTATGGTTATCCCTAGAAATGTAAAACCTTTTGACACACTAGAGCTTTGTAATATTTTAAGTATTACAAAAGATCAACTTGAAGAACGCCTTACAAAAGCTAAAATTTGGTCTCCTAGATTATCTTCGGTAGTCGTACCTCAACTCACCAAGAAAGAATATGCTTTTCTTCAGGAAAAAATGAGGAAATTTACGGGGTTCTATATTCAAAAACGTTCACTTAGAGATTACAAAATAGATGATGCAGCTAATGTTTTAGGATATATTGCAGAGGTTAATAATGGTGACATAAAGAAAAACCCATATTACCAATCTGGAGATTTAATAGGGAAACAAGGTGTAGAGGAACAATACGAAGAAATTTTACGCGGAAAAAAGGGTGTAAAATATATTCAGAAGGATAGGTTTAATAGAGATATTGGGCCTTACAAAGAAGGCGTATATGACACGTTACCTGTAAAAGGTAAAGACCTAACTATTACTATAGACTCTAAGTTACAAGACTATGCAGAACAACTCATGGTCAATAAAAGAGGTGGCATTGTGGCTATCGAGCCTTCTACTGGTGAGATATTAGCTCTAGTTACTGCTCCAAACTACGATCCTTCTATGCTAGTGGGAAGAAAACGATCTAGAAATTACACCAAACTATATTACGACAGCATATCTAAACCATTGTTTGACAGAGGCTTGCAAGGAGAGTATCCGCCAGGCTCACCTTTTAAAGCTTTAACAGCGCTTATTGGCTTAGAAGAAAATGTGGTTGACACTAAAGAACGTTTTAGCTGTCATATGGGGTACTCTTATGGTAAACGTGGCCATATGGGTTGCCACAGTCATGCATCTCCTCTATCTATGATACCTGGAATTGCAAATTCTTGCAATGCATATTTTGCGAATGTTTATCGAAGAACTATTGAAAAGTATGATACACCACAAGAAGGCATAGATCGATGGAAGAAACATTTGTCAAGTTTTGGTTTAGGAAATTACTTAGGAACAGATCTTCCAATAGGAAAAAAAGGATTAGTACCAGATTCAGATTTTTATAATCGTGCCTATAGGTATCCTACCTACAAATGGTATGCTACAGCAACACTATCTAATGCAATTGGGCAAGGTGAAGTACTAATGAGTCCTATACAGTTAGCCAATATGATGGCTGCCATTGCTAATAGAGGTTGGTTTTACACGCCACATATACTTAAAGAGGTAAATGGAAAACCAATTGAAGATAGCAACTACACAGAAAAAAAATACACCACAGTTTCACCAGAGAATTTTGAACCGGTTATTGAAGGTTTACATGATGTATATAACTACGGAACTGCTAATTTTCTTAAAGTTCCAGGAATTGAAATCTGCGGAAAAACAGGAACTGCTGAGAATTTTACAAAAATTGATGGTAAGAAAACTCAACTAACAGATCATAGTGTATTTATCGCATTTGCACCTAAAGAAAACCCTAAAATAGCCTTAGCTATTCTCGTTGAAAATGGATATTGGGGCGCACGCTATGCTGGTAGAATAGCAAGTTTACTTATCGAAAAGTATTTGAAAGGTGAAATTACAAGAACCGATTTAGAGAAGTGGGTTTTAGAAAATAGTTTGCAGGATGAGTATGCAAAACCAGTTAGTGGAGAACCTTTTAAAATAAATCAGTAA
- the rodA gene encoding rod shape-determining protein RodA yields MLRSIANFDWITILIFFVLVGFGWGNIYSASLSDAATGYLDLGQPYGKQLLFIILSVFLIIIMLSIEAKFYEKFSGVIYIIALLSLIGLFVFGKTISGATSWYSFGSFSLQPSEFAKAATALALAKYISDIETNVKNIKHQLKAFVIIALPALIIIPQPDPGSALVYAAFFFPLYREGLSGVYLAVGISAITLFVTTLLIGPLMVSICTATLLILIFLFNRKRKPKLSHYLGLLIISVGLAYSVSYIFNNVFEQRHRDRFNIVLGKEVDSKGIGYNTNQSEIAIGSGSWFGRGWTEGTQTKGNFVPEQHTDYIFSTVGEEWGFLGSTLVVVLFVALLLRIIYLAERQKRQFNRIYGYSVAGILFVHFLVNIGMVTGIFPTVGIPLPFFSYGGSGLWGFTILLFIFIKLDSERLTFWS; encoded by the coding sequence ATGCTTAGAAGTATCGCTAATTTTGATTGGATTACAATACTCATATTCTTTGTACTTGTTGGTTTTGGTTGGGGAAATATTTACTCCGCATCCCTAAGTGACGCTGCCACTGGTTATTTGGACTTAGGGCAACCATACGGCAAACAACTCTTATTTATAATTCTTAGTGTATTTCTTATCATAATCATGTTAAGTATAGAGGCTAAGTTTTATGAGAAGTTTTCTGGCGTTATTTATATAATAGCACTACTCTCTTTAATTGGATTATTTGTTTTTGGTAAAACCATATCTGGAGCTACCTCTTGGTATAGTTTCGGTAGTTTCAGCTTACAACCAAGTGAGTTTGCCAAAGCTGCAACAGCATTAGCACTCGCTAAATATATTAGTGATATTGAAACTAATGTAAAGAACATAAAACACCAATTAAAGGCTTTTGTAATTATTGCTTTGCCGGCTTTAATTATTATACCACAACCAGACCCTGGCAGTGCTTTGGTATACGCAGCATTTTTCTTCCCTTTATATAGAGAAGGATTAAGTGGTGTTTATTTAGCCGTTGGTATTTCTGCAATAACTTTATTTGTAACCACATTGCTAATAGGACCATTAATGGTTTCTATCTGTACAGCAACCCTTTTAATTTTAATCTTTTTATTTAATAGAAAACGAAAGCCAAAACTTTCTCATTACTTAGGTTTGCTCATTATTTCTGTAGGGCTAGCTTATTCTGTAAGCTACATTTTTAATAACGTATTTGAACAACGTCATAGAGACCGTTTTAATATTGTATTAGGAAAAGAAGTAGACAGTAAGGGTATTGGTTACAATACCAACCAAAGTGAAATTGCTATAGGTAGCGGAAGTTGGTTTGGTCGTGGTTGGACAGAAGGCACACAAACAAAAGGAAACTTTGTTCCAGAGCAACATACAGATTATATTTTTAGTACTGTTGGTGAAGAATGGGGATTTTTAGGAAGCACCTTAGTTGTTGTATTATTTGTTGCGCTTTTACTGCGGATAATTTACTTAGCAGAACGGCAGAAAAGACAATTTAATCGAATTTATGGCTATAGCGTAGCCGGTATTTTATTTGTTCACTTTTTGGTTAATATTGGTATGGTTACTGGCATATTTCCTACAGTTGGTATACCTCTTCCTTTTTTTAGCTATGGTGGTAGTGGTCTTTGGGGTTTCACAATTTTACTTTTTATATTTATTAAATTAGATTCAGAACGACTTACATTTTGGTCTTAA
- a CDS encoding DUF4136 domain-containing protein: MNSFKLLVLGVFVLVLSSCSSVRVAADYDKDANFDSYNTFAFFKPGIDKAEINDIDKKRILRAIEAELTAKGFAKSENPNMLVSIFTKTKENVNIYNNNLGYGGWYGWGWQPFYWGTGYNTVSSTTEGTLYIDFIDADRKELVWQGMGSAALVTSNNIERKEERIKEIVKEIIERYPPGSFKN, from the coding sequence ATGAACTCATTTAAACTATTAGTTTTAGGAGTCTTTGTATTAGTATTATCATCTTGTAGCAGTGTTCGTGTTGCTGCAGATTATGATAAAGATGCAAACTTCGACTCTTACAACACTTTTGCCTTCTTTAAGCCTGGTATTGATAAGGCTGAAATTAATGATATAGACAAGAAACGTATTTTACGTGCTATTGAAGCTGAGCTTACTGCTAAAGGCTTTGCTAAATCTGAAAATCCTAATATGCTTGTAAGCATATTTACAAAGACTAAGGAAAATGTAAACATTTATAATAATAACTTAGGCTATGGTGGCTGGTATGGTTGGGGATGGCAACCATTTTATTGGGGTACAGGTTACAACACTGTTAGCTCTACCACAGAAGGTACTTTGTATATAGATTTTATAGATGCAGATCGTAAAGAGTTAGTATGGCAAGGTATGGGCTCTGCAGCTTTAGTTACCTCAAATAATATTGAACGTAAAGAAGAGCGTATTAAAGAAATAGTAAAGGAAATTATTGAAAGATATCCTCCAGGTAGTTTTAAAAACTAA
- a CDS encoding urocanate hydratase translates to MTFKDEILQGIPEHLPAPKHYDATVNHAPKRKKILTAEEEKLALKNALRYFEAKHHKTLLPEFKQELEKYGRIYMYRFRPDYKIYARPIEEYPGESEQAKGLMLMIQNNLDHAVAQHPHELITYGGNGAVFQNWAQYRLVMQYLATMNNEQTLVMYSGHPLGLFPSHKEAPRVVVTNGMMIPNYSQPDDWEKFNALGVTQYGQMTAGSYMYIGPQGIVHGTTITVLNGFRKINKETKGGLFVTSGLGGMSGAQPKAGNIAGCITVCAEVNPKATYTRHSQGWVDEVIDDLNTLSQRVVKAKQNKETVSIAYQGNIVEVWEHFDKENITIDLGSDQTSLHNPWAGGYYPVGLTYEEANNLMANKPEAFKEKVQESLKRQAKAINKHTEKGTYFFDYGNAFLLEASRAGADVMSTEANKEFKYPSYVQDIMGPMCFDYGFGPFRWVCASGKSEDLQKTDAIATKVLEQLMKEAPKEIQQQMQDNITWIKGAQKNKLVVGSQARILYADANGRMKIAEAFNTAINNGEIGPVILGRDHHDVSGTDSPYRETSNIYDGSRFTADMAIHNVIGDSFRGATWVSIHNGGGVGWGEVVNGGFGMLLDGSKEAANRLRSMLFWDVNNGIARRSWARNDEAIFAIKRAMESEPNLKVTLPNLVDDHLLNSL, encoded by the coding sequence GCACCAAAACGAAAAAAAATTCTTACTGCAGAAGAGGAAAAGTTAGCTCTTAAAAATGCCCTTCGTTATTTTGAAGCCAAACATCATAAAACACTGCTTCCTGAGTTTAAACAAGAGTTAGAGAAATATGGTCGTATTTACATGTATAGGTTTCGTCCAGATTATAAGATTTACGCAAGACCGATAGAAGAGTATCCAGGTGAGAGTGAGCAAGCAAAGGGTTTAATGTTAATGATACAAAACAACCTAGACCACGCAGTAGCACAACATCCACACGAATTAATTACTTATGGTGGTAATGGTGCGGTATTTCAAAACTGGGCACAATATAGGTTAGTCATGCAGTATCTGGCAACTATGAATAATGAGCAAACTTTGGTAATGTATTCTGGGCATCCGTTAGGATTGTTTCCCTCTCATAAAGAAGCACCACGTGTTGTAGTTACCAATGGTATGATGATCCCTAATTACTCGCAACCAGATGACTGGGAAAAGTTTAATGCATTAGGCGTTACGCAATATGGTCAAATGACGGCAGGAAGTTATATGTATATTGGTCCTCAAGGTATTGTTCACGGTACAACCATTACAGTACTTAATGGCTTCAGAAAAATAAATAAAGAAACCAAAGGTGGTTTATTTGTTACATCTGGTTTAGGAGGAATGAGTGGTGCGCAACCTAAAGCAGGTAATATTGCAGGATGTATAACAGTTTGTGCAGAAGTTAATCCAAAAGCAACATATACAAGGCATTCGCAAGGTTGGGTAGATGAAGTAATAGATGATTTAAATACATTATCTCAACGTGTTGTAAAAGCAAAGCAAAACAAGGAAACGGTATCTATAGCATATCAAGGAAATATAGTTGAAGTTTGGGAGCATTTTGATAAAGAAAATATTACTATAGATTTAGGAAGCGATCAAACTTCCCTACACAATCCTTGGGCTGGTGGCTACTATCCAGTTGGTTTAACTTACGAAGAAGCTAACAATTTAATGGCTAATAAACCAGAGGCTTTTAAGGAGAAAGTTCAAGAAAGCCTTAAAAGACAAGCTAAAGCAATTAATAAACACACAGAGAAAGGAACATATTTCTTTGATTATGGCAATGCATTTTTACTTGAAGCTTCTAGAGCAGGAGCAGATGTCATGTCAACTGAAGCTAATAAAGAATTTAAATACCCGAGTTACGTTCAAGATATAATGGGGCCAATGTGCTTCGATTATGGTTTTGGACCATTTCGTTGGGTTTGTGCTTCAGGAAAGTCAGAAGATCTTCAAAAAACAGATGCAATTGCAACTAAAGTTTTAGAGCAATTAATGAAAGAGGCTCCAAAAGAAATACAGCAACAAATGCAAGATAATATTACTTGGATAAAAGGTGCTCAGAAGAATAAATTAGTTGTGGGATCTCAAGCCAGAATTTTATATGCAGATGCCAATGGCCGTATGAAAATAGCAGAAGCTTTTAATACTGCAATTAACAATGGCGAAATTGGTCCAGTTATTTTAGGAAGAGATCATCATGATGTTTCTGGGACAGATTCACCGTATCGTGAAACCTCGAATATATATGATGGTAGTCGCTTCACAGCAGATATGGCTATACATAATGTAATTGGAGATAGTTTTAGAGGAGCCACTTGGGTTAGTATCCATAATGGTGGTGGTGTAGGTTGGGGAGAAGTTGTTAATGGTGGCTTTGGTATGCTTCTTGATGGTAGTAAGGAGGCTGCAAATAGGTTACGTTCTATGTTATTTTGGGATGTTAATAATGGGATTGCAAGACGATCTTGGGCTCGTAATGATGAAGCGATTTTTGCTATAAAACGAGCTATGGAAAGTGAACCAAACCTTAAAGTTACATTGCCAAATTTAGTAGACGATCATTTGCTTAATTCGTTATAA